In Crassostrea angulata isolate pt1a10 chromosome 4, ASM2561291v2, whole genome shotgun sequence, one genomic interval encodes:
- the LOC128182592 gene encoding protein FAM43A-like, which produces MSLFSWKKNLSISDKEPTYKVRYLGNVQTTLMRGDGCVDKPVTVIWNNYVRSSHPGLEMKLTVSGSGLRAETKEQGITEYRAHRISYCIAHPKYPRLFVWVYRHEGKRMKLELRCHAVLCKTEAKAKALAVQLHEKLKFALKEFMREKTRKQNSRLVLQRTNSVPQSGEVLPKRTQILSTGKNFKPPISKSNTAPRLGAISEDFEQDEMLEEDSESDIDDSDDNKSEQETVKSLMLDKKSEASSMKESDYDGIEMLVPRVIDLEIGNDLNELKNDNDVQYCLINGDSDDESSESGFHEQDQDSKYGLNGHDDTSLGEDEVCDSPSGIVQVIYVSEATEKTTL; this is translated from the coding sequence ATGAGTCTATTTAGTTGGAAAAAGAACTTGTCTATAAGTGACAAGGAGCCTACCTATAAGGTTCGTTACCTTGGAAACGTTCAAACGACCTTGATGCGCGGAGATGGATGTGTGGACAAGCCAGTGACCGTAATTTGGAATAATTATGTCCGCAGTTCGCATCCCGGATTAGAGATGAAGCTCACAGTTTCCGGTTCCGGATTGCGCGCGGAAACAAAGGAACAAGGGATTACTGAATACAGGGCACACAGAATTTCGTACTGTATAGCCCATCCCAAGTATCCACGACTTTTCGTCTGGGTGTATCGGCACGAAGGTAAAAGAATGAAGCTGGAACTTCGTTGCCATGCCGTATTGTGCAAAACGGAGGCAAAGGCTAAAGCATTGGCTGTTCAATTACACGAGAAACTAAAATTTGCGCTCAAAGAATTCATGCGagaaaaaacaagaaaacagAACTCCCGTTTAGTGTTACAACGAACAAATTCGGTTCCTCAATCAGGCGAGGTCTTGCCCAAAAGGACTCAAATTCTGAGCACTggaaaaaattttaaacccccaaTATCAAAATCAAACACGGCTCCTAGACTTGGTGCAATAAGCGAGGATTTTGAGCAAGATGAAATGCTGGAGGAAGACAGCGAAAGTGACATAGACGACAGTGACGACAACAAATCGGAACAGGAAACGGTCAAATCACTGATGCTGGACAAGAAATCCGAGGCATCCAGTATGAAGGAGTCGGACTATGACGGGATAGAAATGTTGGTTCCCCGTGTGATCGATTTGGAGATCGGAAACGACTTAAACGAGTTGAAAAATGACAACGATGTTCAGTATTGTTTAATTAATGGTGATTCAGACGATGAGAGCTCGGAATCCGGTTTTCATGAGCAGGACCAGGACTCCAAATACGGACTCAATGGACACGATGATACCAGTCTTGGAGAGGATGAAGTGTGCGATTCCCCTTCCGGTATCGTACAAGTAATATACGTCTCCGAGGCAACGGAAAAGACCACTCTCTAA